In one window of Juglans regia cultivar Chandler chromosome 3, Walnut 2.0, whole genome shotgun sequence DNA:
- the LOC109000852 gene encoding uncharacterized protein LOC109000852 — translation MNSATQTIASFIVLPKSPPKFRKPTREILSGFPFNGRETFGKIYAVSPNGSVYPSLSQGAESCSAGDNHGQRSSLESLFCYDKPIPEERIEKPVGISLAEKMIGSNPRCPDCQAKGAVLCMTCTGSGLYVDSILESQGIIVKVRCLGCGGTGNIMCSECGGLGHLGPK, via the exons ATGAATTCCGCTACTCAAACAATAGCGTCATTTATCGTTTTGCCTAAATCTCCACCGAAATTTAGGAAACCAACACGGGAGATTCTATCTGGGTTTCCTTTCAATGGACGTGAGACGTTCGGAAAAATCTATGCCGTCTCTCCTAACGGCTCTGTTTATCCCTCTCTTTCCCAAGGG GCTGAATCATGTTCAGCAGGAGATAATCATGGGCAGAGAAGCAGTCTTGAATCTCTGTTTTGTTATGATAAGCCTATACCTGAAGAAAGAATCGAGAAGCCTGTTGGGATCTCTTTAGCTGAAAAAATGATTGGAAGTAATCCTCGATGCCCAGATTGTCAAGCCAAAGGTGCAGTCCTTTGCATGACTTGCACTGGTTCAGGCTTATACGTTGATTCAATTCTGGAGAGCCAGGGCATTATTGTCAAAGTTCGCTGCCTAG GTTGTGGTGGAACTGGTAACATAATGTGTTCAGAATGTGGTGGCCTAGGTCATCTTGGACCCAAATGA
- the LOC109000851 gene encoding beta-glucuronosyltransferase GlcAT14A, whose translation MGVKVFMIFFMLTSTILFSLVYIPRKISIPISNFRPIVNYLNIQKSNKSYPATFAYLISASKGDSGKLKRLLRALYHPGNYYLIHLDYGAPATEHRDVAKFVAGDPVFSQVGNVWVVKKPNLVTYRGPTMLATTLHAMAMLLRTCKWDWFINLSASDYPLITQDDLIHAFSELPRHLNFIQHSSHLGWKLNKRAKPIIIDPALYRRNKSEIWWVIKQRTIPTAFKLYTGSAWTIVSRSFAEYCIIGWDNLPRTLLLYYTNFVSTPEGYFQTLICNSKDYKNTTVNHDLHYITWDNPPKQHPRSLGLGDFRNMVLCNRPFARKFKKNDRVLDKIDRQLLKRRRGQFAFGGWCSGSSTGDQKRHNTCSALRSENYGVLRPGAGARRLKTLLTRIVSERSFRRQQCR comes from the exons ATGGGTGTCAAAGTTTTCATGATATTTTTCATGCTAACCAGTACAATTctgttctctcttgtatacattccAAGAAAAATATCCATACCCATATCAAACTTCAGACCGATTGTGAACTACTTGAACATAcaaaaatctaacaaatcatatCCGGCAACCTTTGCCTACCTGATCTCAGCATCCAAAGGCGATTCCGGGAAGCTAAAACGTCTGCTACGCGCACTGTATCATCCAGGTAATTACTATTTGATTCACTTGGATTACGGTGCTCCGGCAACGGAGCATCGAGATGTAGCCAAGTTTGTGGCCGGAGACCCAGTTTTCAGTCAAGTGGGAAATGTCTGGGTTGTGAAGAAACCAAACTTGGTGACGTACAGAGGACCGACTATGCTTGCCACCACTCTTCATGCAATGGCAATGCTCTTGAGAACCTGCAAATGGGATTGGTTCATAAACCTTAGCGCCTCCGACTATCCCTTGATTACTCAAGATG ATCTAATTCATGCCTTCTCTGAGTTGCCGAGACATCTCAATTTCATACAGCACAGCAGTCACTTGGGTTGGAAact GAACAAGAGAGCCAAGCCGATAATAATAGACCCAGCACTGTATAGACGCAACAAATCTGAGATTTGGTGGGTTATTAAACAAAGGACCATCCCTACAGCTTTCAAGCTCTATACAG GTTCAGCTTGGACAATAGTGTCAAGATCTTTTGCCGAGTATTGCATAATTGGGTGGGACAATTTGCCAAGGACTCTCCTACTATACTATACCAACTTCGTCTCAACTCCTGAGGGATACTTCCAGACACTTATATGCAACTCTAAAGACTACAAGAACACTACAGTTAACCATGATCTCCACTACATTACCTGGGATAACCCCCCGAAGCAGCACCCGAGGTCCCTTGGACTAGGAGACTTTAGGAACATGGTTCTGTGCAACCGCCCTTTTGCCAggaagtttaagaaaaatgacagaGTTCTTGACAAAATCGATCGCCAGCTTCTCAAAAGACGCCGCGGACAGTTTGCTTTTGGTGGGTGGTGTTCTGGGAGTAGTACTGGAGATCAGAAGCGCCACAATACTTGCTCAGCCTTGCGAAGTGAGAACTATGGTGTTTTGAGGCCTGGAGCAGGAGCTAGAAGGCTGAAAACTTTGCTCACAAGAATTGTTTCCGAGAGGAGTTTCCGCAGGCAGCAATGTAGATGA